A single genomic interval of Spirosoma linguale DSM 74 harbors:
- a CDS encoding Resolvase domain protein (PFAM: Resolvase domain~KEGG: dat:HRM2_p00370 DNA-invertase), which yields MIFAYIRVSTDKQTTDNQRYELTNFARTRNFTIDKWTEETISATKKLETRKLHVLLQQMRKGDSLLVSELSRIGRNLMQIMSILHACMEKEVFIYTAKERYELGDNINSKVLAFAFGLSAEIERNLISQRTKEALARRKAEGVILGRPKGKKSKQLKLTGKEEEIRKLLDKKISVCGISRILGVHRMTVASYVKQHGIRDRKIGGQ from the coding sequence ATGATATTTGCCTACATCCGTGTTAGTACAGATAAACAGACCACTGATAATCAACGTTACGAGCTAACAAATTTTGCTAGAACCCGCAATTTCACTATTGATAAATGGACAGAAGAAACAATAAGTGCCACGAAAAAGCTGGAAACTCGCAAACTTCACGTATTACTACAACAGATGCGTAAAGGAGACTCGTTGCTAGTCAGTGAATTATCCAGAATTGGCCGTAATCTCATGCAAATAATGAGTATCCTTCATGCTTGTATGGAAAAAGAAGTATTTATATACACCGCTAAAGAACGTTACGAGCTAGGCGACAACATCAACTCAAAAGTTCTAGCCTTTGCCTTTGGCTTATCGGCTGAAATTGAACGAAATCTGATTTCTCAGCGGACTAAAGAAGCGCTCGCCCGGCGAAAAGCAGAAGGTGTAATATTGGGCCGCCCAAAGGGTAAAAAATCAAAACAACTAAAATTGACAGGTAAAGAAGAGGAGATCCGAAAGCTGTTAGACAAGAAAATATCGGTCTGCGGAATTAGTCGTATCTTGGGCGTACACCGAATGACCGTAGCCAGTTACGTAAAACAGCATGGAATTCGTGACCGAAAGATTGGCGGACAATAA
- a CDS encoding protein of unknown function DUF262 (PFAM: protein of unknown function DUF262~KEGG: dat:HRM2_15010 hypothetical protein) — protein MIPLFTEDSENIERTDESEVETDIKEPFDPKDINITVEPKTMDNLVQRLKYGEIDLDPDFQRKGNLWATDVQSRLIESLMLRFPLPAFYFDAESEDNWLVVDGLQRLWTLKNFVVDQTLRLRGLEILKDYEGKTYDELPRPMQRRIMETQVTAYIIKPGTPRPVKYNVFRRINTGGLMLNPMEIRHALNQGPASKFLKEISESAIFNRYIPVSDRRMADRELILRYVAFRLTSFRQYTKPLTGFLDAAMEKLSRTTEHERHELKEGLFRAFAITEDWFGHEQFSRSYAVGGKRLLNGALYEVWTSQLALLTEETISRINQRLPDFQAHYKRLLMSDDFVYAITRATTDNRSVLIRFEAIEQLIVRYAQ, from the coding sequence ATGATTCCCTTATTCACAGAAGACTCCGAAAATATTGAACGCACCGATGAATCGGAGGTCGAAACAGATATTAAGGAGCCATTTGATCCCAAAGATATTAATATCACCGTGGAGCCAAAAACGATGGATAACCTCGTACAACGGCTTAAATATGGAGAGATTGACCTTGATCCTGACTTTCAACGGAAGGGTAATCTATGGGCAACGGATGTACAAAGTCGCCTGATTGAGTCGCTGATGTTGCGCTTTCCTTTACCAGCCTTTTATTTCGATGCTGAAAGCGAAGACAACTGGCTGGTGGTGGATGGGCTGCAAAGACTCTGGACGCTGAAAAACTTCGTTGTCGACCAAACGCTACGGTTGCGGGGGCTGGAAATTCTGAAAGACTACGAAGGTAAAACCTATGACGAGCTACCCAGACCCATGCAGCGCCGGATTATGGAAACCCAGGTAACGGCTTACATTATTAAACCCGGTACACCGCGACCGGTCAAGTATAATGTGTTCCGACGTATCAATACGGGTGGATTAATGCTTAATCCAATGGAAATTCGTCATGCCTTGAATCAAGGCCCAGCGTCTAAGTTCTTAAAGGAAATATCCGAGAGTGCTATTTTTAATCGCTATATCCCCGTATCGGATCGCCGTATGGCTGACCGTGAATTGATACTGCGCTATGTGGCTTTTCGGTTAACTTCATTTCGTCAATATACGAAGCCACTAACTGGCTTTTTAGATGCGGCTATGGAAAAGCTAAGCCGAACAACGGAGCATGAACGCCATGAACTTAAAGAAGGATTATTTCGGGCTTTCGCTATTACTGAAGATTGGTTCGGTCACGAGCAGTTCAGTCGTTCGTATGCTGTCGGCGGTAAGCGATTATTAAATGGAGCATTGTATGAAGTGTGGACATCACAGCTAGCACTGCTCACAGAGGAGACGATTAGCCGTATCAATCAGCGACTTCCTGATTTTCAGGCGCATTACAAACGGCTTTTAATGAGTGATGATTTTGTATATGCAATTACACGGGCTACTACAGACAACCGTTCTGTTCTGATTCGTTTTGAAGCAATTGAGCAACTTATAGTTCGTTACGCGCAATGA
- a CDS encoding type II restriction-modification enzyme (KEGG: cjr:CJE0031 type II restriction-modification enzyme), with protein MILSSAEARIKAKIEEAGKPLKDWDVQINYGIKTGFNEAFIIDGKTKDELVLKCPKSAEIIRPVLRGRDIGRYQAVFSDLWLLFIPWHFPLQYGSVLNGSSTLAEERFRSDYPIIYQHLLKYKKELSQRNQAETGIRYEWYAMQRFGANYADDFVKPKIIWGNLNIEATFSIDYQGSYILAPCNMLTSKNDDLNYLLAILNSPVTTYFMKNQGYSREGGYVEYKRILSSNCLYLKRQMFKEVKLSCL; from the coding sequence GTGATTCTGTCCTCGGCCGAAGCCCGCATTAAAGCCAAGATTGAAGAAGCTGGAAAGCCACTCAAAGACTGGGACGTGCAAATAAATTACGGTATTAAAACCGGATTTAATGAAGCGTTCATCATTGACGGTAAAACCAAAGATGAACTAGTTTTAAAATGTCCAAAATCTGCTGAAATTATACGTCCAGTGTTAAGAGGAAGAGATATTGGACGTTATCAAGCGGTGTTTTCGGATTTATGGCTTCTATTTATTCCTTGGCACTTCCCCTTACAGTATGGATCTGTATTGAATGGAAGTTCTACATTAGCTGAAGAGAGATTTCGAAGTGACTATCCCATTATTTATCAACATCTACTCAAATACAAAAAAGAATTATCTCAAAGAAATCAAGCTGAGACAGGCATCCGCTACGAATGGTACGCAATGCAAAGATTTGGAGCTAATTATGCCGATGATTTTGTTAAACCTAAAATTATATGGGGAAATTTGAACATTGAAGCCACCTTTAGTATCGATTACCAAGGTAGTTATATACTCGCACCTTGTAATATGCTTACGTCTAAAAATGACGATTTAAATTATTTACTTGCAATATTAAACTCGCCAGTCACTACTTATTTTATGAAGAATCAAGGTTATAGTCGTGAGGGTGGTTACGTAGAGTACAAACGAATTTTATCGAGCAACTGCCTATACCTGAAGCGTCAAATGTTCAAAGAGGTAAAATTGAGTTGCTTATAA
- a CDS encoding putative ATP-dependent endonuclease (OLD family protein) (KEGG: dat:HRM2_15020 putative ATP-dependent endonuclease (OLD family protein)) → MITRLTIENFKAFQYAELNLTELNLLTGVNGVGKSSVLQALLLLRQSRRMDGLSLRGELIDIGVGSDALSINADTEFISFEISSSGGGHWSYKYSYEPSSDFLPYWEQDWKGDVDFTSLLNDGHFQYLNAERKSPTVVYPASEYQVRQLRSVGKYGEYAVHFLAQYQREPIVLKSAQIAESNTLLDQVDAWFQRISAGTRLTTTYRSDLNVATLTYRFEAGENVTPDFTPVNVGFGFTYVLPIIVAVLAARPGDLLLIENPESHLHPQGQAQLGSLLACAAADGVQLIVETHSDHLINGVRVAVKEKQIKPEQVSVYFFERDPDSEEHVTEIVQPTIDANGRLSQQPRGFFDEYTRQLDRLLQ, encoded by the coding sequence ATGATTACTCGCCTGACCATCGAAAATTTTAAAGCGTTTCAGTACGCAGAACTGAACCTGACTGAATTGAACCTGCTAACGGGTGTTAACGGTGTTGGTAAGTCAAGTGTGTTGCAGGCATTGTTATTATTGCGTCAGTCACGAAGAATGGATGGTCTATCTCTACGAGGTGAGCTAATTGATATAGGAGTTGGCAGCGATGCATTAAGTATTAATGCTGATACTGAATTTATTAGTTTTGAAATTTCCTCTTCGGGAGGAGGGCATTGGTCATACAAATACTCTTATGAACCTAGTTCAGATTTTCTTCCCTATTGGGAACAGGACTGGAAGGGAGACGTTGACTTTACCTCTTTATTAAACGATGGACACTTTCAATACCTGAATGCTGAAAGAAAATCACCCACTGTTGTTTATCCAGCTTCCGAATATCAAGTCCGTCAACTTCGATCAGTGGGTAAATACGGAGAATACGCTGTGCATTTTCTAGCACAGTATCAACGGGAGCCAATCGTCCTCAAATCAGCTCAGATTGCCGAATCGAATACGCTGCTGGACCAGGTCGACGCGTGGTTTCAACGCATTTCAGCCGGTACGCGCCTGACAACTACCTACCGTTCCGACTTGAACGTAGCAACGTTAACCTACCGTTTTGAAGCTGGGGAAAATGTAACACCTGATTTCACACCTGTGAACGTTGGCTTTGGCTTTACGTATGTTCTTCCCATCATTGTAGCGGTGCTGGCGGCCCGTCCCGGCGATCTGCTGCTCATTGAAAACCCCGAATCCCATTTACACCCACAAGGGCAAGCTCAGCTAGGTTCGTTACTGGCTTGTGCCGCAGCCGATGGCGTTCAACTTATTGTTGAAACACATAGTGATCATTTGATTAATGGGGTTCGCGTGGCGGTCAAGGAAAAACAGATTAAGCCTGAACAGGTGTCGGTTTACTTTTTCGAACGAGACCCCGACTCAGAAGAGCATGTCACGGAGATTGTTCAGCCGACCATAGATGCCAATGGGCGGCTAAGTCAACAGCCGCGCGGGTTTTTCGATGAATACACCCGCCAGTTAGACCGCCTGCTACAATAA